The following proteins come from a genomic window of Emys orbicularis isolate rEmyOrb1 chromosome 9, rEmyOrb1.hap1, whole genome shotgun sequence:
- the FHL1 gene encoding four and a half LIM domains protein 1, translating to MSERFDCHYCRDPLHGKKYVQKEGRHCCVKCFEKFCANTCIECKKPIGADSKELHFKNRYWHDNCFRCFKCYTSLVSEPFMLKENNKVWCSSCSATEGANKCKGCFKAIIAGDQNVEYKKSFWHKECFTCSQCKQVIGTGSFFPKGEEIFCVSCHEHKFAKLCVKCKNAITSGGITYQEQPWHSECFICTGCSKQIGGKRFTAVEDQFYCVDCYKTFVAKKCAGCKNPITGFGKGSTVVSHEGQSWHDYCFKCTKCSRPLANRRFVYHNEQIYCADCPHRL from the exons ATGTCGGAGCGCTTTGATTGCCACTACTGCCGCGACCCGCTGCATGGGAAGAAGTATGTGCAGAAGGAGGGCCGCCACTGCTGcgtgaagtgctttgaaaaattctgtgccaacacCTGTATCGAGTGCAAGAAACCCATTGGCGCTGACTCCAAG GAGCTGCATTTCAAAAACCGTTACTGGCACGATAACTGCTTCCGCTGCTTTAAGTGCTACACGTCTCTGGTTAGCGAGCCCTTCATGCTAAAGGAAAACAATAAAGTTTGGTGTAGCAGCTGCAGCGCCACTGAGGGTGCCAACAAATGCAAAGGCTGCTTCAAAGCTATTATTGCAG GAGACCAAAATGTTGAATACAAGAAGTCATTCTGGCACAAGGAATGCTTCACCTGCAGCCAGTGCAAGCAAGTGATAGGAACCGGCAGCTTCTTCCCCAAAGGAGAGGAGATCTTCTGTGTCTCTTGCCACGAACATAAGTTTGCCAAGCTGTGtgttaagtgcaagaat GCCATCACTTCTGGAGGAATCACTTACCAGGAGCAGCCTTGGCATTCAGAGTGCTTCATCTGTACTGGCTGCTCAAAGCAGATTGGTGGGAAACGCTTCACTGCTGTGGAGGATCAGTTCTACTGTGTTGATTGCTACAAGACATTTGTTGCCAAGAAGTGTGCTGGCTGCAAGAACCCCATTACAG GATTTGGAAAAGGATCCACTGTGGTCAGCCATGAAGGCCAATCCTGGCATGATTATTGTTTCAAGTGTACCAAGTGTTCCCGTCCTTTGGCTAACAGGCGCTTTGTCTATCATAATGAGCAAATTTACTGCGCTGACTGTCCCCATAGATTGTAA